The following DNA comes from ANME-2 cluster archaeon.
ATAGCCGGTGTGATACGTTCAGAGCTCCCCTATGGAATTGACCGGGAGGTATGCGTGAAATGTGAGGTATGCCCTCCCAGGGATAACTGCTCCCACCATGCGATAACCGCTGAACCACAGATAGACCTGTTACTGTGCGAAGGTTGTGGTACCTGTATCGGACTGTGCCAGTACGGTGCGATAAAGGGCGGTGAGGTGGAACTCAGGGTCAGGGACCTGGACTACAGGAACGTCCAGATTTTAAGGGGACTTGACGAGATCACGGTGTTAGAGAGCCCATATGACATCCTTGATATCATGGAGAAAGCCCGGCAATTTATGCACAGGTAAATACTGTCACATACATCAGGAAGTTCAATAGGAATTACCATGCTTTTTGAGATACTGGTATTTATCATTGCACTTATTATTCTGGTGTATTCAAGCGATACATTTACAGAAAACGCTTCCAGACTGGCCCGGTCTTATGGAGTTTCACATTTTTTTATAGGGATCACTATTGTGGGCATAGGGACATCCCTGCCAGAGATAATGGTAACAGATTATGCTTCATATACAGGAGATTTCGGCATTGTGCTGGGTAATGTTATCGGGTCCAATATCACAAACATTGCATTTGTCCTTGGCACGGCTTTTTTCATCAGGAATACCGTCATTTCTAACAGTCACATTTTCAGGGACTCGTTCATCCACCTGCTTATGCTGGCTTTCGGGATCACCACCATCCTGACAGGAAACCGCATAACCTGGGTGGAAGGCGTGATTTTGTGTGCTGCGTATATTGTATACATTCTGTATTCATTGAAGTCCCACACAAAACCAAAAAATGATAATGATAAAACCCGGTTTGATAAAAACGCAGTGCTTTATACCCTGTTGAGCCTGGGGGGTGTTCTGCT
Coding sequences within:
- a CDS encoding calcium/sodium antiporter, producing MLFEILVFIIALIILVYSSDTFTENASRLARSYGVSHFFIGITIVGIGTSLPEIMVTDYASYTGDFGIVLGNVIGSNITNIAFVLGTAFFIRNTVISNSHIFRDSFIHLLMLAFGITTILTGNRITWVEGVILCAAYIVYILYSLKSHTKPKNDNDKTRFDKNAVLYTLLSLGGVLLGSKLLVDSAIVIAGELGISSAVIGLTVIALGTSIPELAVSMSAARRGFTMLILGNIVGSNVTNLMLAMGTASMIREVVVDEPALFRFNIAYMMLLSLILMVIIRKRKISRMWGILYLAMYAFFIGYTYVI